One window of Legionella pneumophila subsp. pneumophila str. Philadelphia 1 genomic DNA carries:
- the fdxA gene encoding ferredoxin FdxA has product MTFVVTESCIRCKYTDCVEVCPVDCFYEGPNFLVIHPDECIDCALCEPECPVNAIVSEDDLTEEQQQFKELNAELSKTWPNITAKKDAPSDAKDWEEVKDKLQYLQKEWKK; this is encoded by the coding sequence ATGACTTTTGTAGTAACGGAAAGTTGTATACGATGCAAGTATACCGATTGTGTAGAAGTATGCCCTGTAGATTGTTTTTATGAGGGGCCTAATTTCCTGGTGATTCACCCCGATGAATGCATTGATTGTGCCCTTTGTGAACCTGAATGTCCAGTTAATGCTATCGTTTCAGAAGACGATTTAACAGAGGAACAACAGCAATTCAAAGAATTAAATGCCGAGTTATCCAAAACCTGGCCTAATATTACTGCTAAAAAGGACGCTCCCTCTGATGCCAAGGATTGGGAAGAAGTAAAGGACAAACTTCAATATTTGCAAAAAGAGTGGAAGAAATAA
- the legK7 gene encoding Dot/Icm T4SS effector kinase LegK7 has product MPLNLPPKSSKNTMPLVIAYNNAPEDDKIQKLFYLQKINYLLNKTQLNDDLFDWINDAEEGGWLNELAKFSINPNASFFLKGMQFAKAITEEIKNKPEINSSEVNIYHLMQERDQLLKEVEFEKCATRYAEINFLLNELALNDKKTKEIVERQTEILRLVAPKIKAIKGESIDNLPVIPSYKTKELGNHVNNFNFKFTMSGWEAPFVFRVEDRHELGKEQELHSYGVSKYFIEDYSVFMMRFKAEDGSTVYKPVILSQFANQNNLEEIAKQLKDGSPKNIAPRIGYYFVQLTDFCLKLIETHNYHPDIKLNNFLVHNNRVLVSDRKTFTTNDNPLASEILTSPLFAPDEFLKCLLFNKEGDPVGYNRNALWKRMNMPQFMAYQLGMALKQFLILTQLDELPDDFRNPDHSAVSHFKTPSRQIINLSLLVQELTRLDPDKRMTIKQFQTLLNFKNLPPDAFYQKVEEVFPSSQLGIAEDIEALNKVLNSDLKGEALLKQANPVFTKLSKYDPKETRLTRLAEKLAIRCFNNVSKPYFQKLSGLIESALEKDVNEIRQLLNPQSNSERLLQKASPIFMKLFERQPEVPQLTDLAKQLAAQCFDESSKNYFTRQLPLLIEEELLNQDWEQAPWYRKALHWLTFGYFRVDNVTEISSLKIPEHTKGKEFQIYFWQLLFLPSEEIKNMFTSKDSQISEFLLGYIEKEREKRETETPSVQIPVDLKGEEFQIHFPQLEFLPSKDFESIGEKEGEHLECFIFANLQEILSHNNSDSSEKNSTSEPSDSESEIHLNAGNVDTIIIANEPNPTDAKPQKKDNDGAKQNNPAKASSPEGIVSTPEVEEHPKKKITDDAPKPKTKRSVHFFDEAKKSKPKEKENASPAVDETPPAKRKNVCRIDSVRSTLFRGDGSHRQKIKEQRPRLSEIAWEPPKPNLQ; this is encoded by the coding sequence ATGCCTTTAAATTTACCGCCTAAATCATCTAAAAATACAATGCCTTTGGTCATTGCATACAATAATGCACCTGAAGATGACAAGATTCAAAAATTATTTTATTTACAAAAAATCAATTATTTACTGAATAAAACTCAACTAAATGATGATTTGTTCGATTGGATAAACGATGCTGAAGAAGGTGGCTGGTTAAATGAGCTGGCTAAATTTTCAATTAATCCCAATGCCTCCTTTTTTTTAAAAGGAATGCAGTTTGCCAAAGCCATTACTGAAGAAATAAAAAATAAGCCTGAAATTAACAGTTCTGAAGTAAACATCTACCATCTCATGCAAGAGCGTGACCAACTGTTAAAAGAAGTAGAATTTGAAAAATGCGCTACTCGCTATGCTGAAATTAATTTTCTCCTGAATGAGTTAGCCCTTAACGATAAAAAAACAAAAGAGATTGTAGAAAGACAAACAGAAATCCTTAGGCTTGTCGCTCCCAAAATAAAAGCCATTAAGGGAGAATCCATAGACAATTTACCAGTTATACCTTCTTATAAAACCAAAGAACTTGGCAATCATGTAAATAATTTTAACTTCAAATTCACAATGAGCGGATGGGAGGCTCCTTTTGTATTTCGTGTAGAAGACAGGCATGAGTTAGGAAAGGAACAAGAACTACACTCCTACGGAGTCTCAAAGTATTTTATTGAAGATTACTCTGTTTTTATGATGAGATTTAAAGCGGAAGATGGTTCTACTGTTTACAAACCAGTTATCTTAAGCCAATTCGCCAATCAAAATAATCTGGAAGAAATTGCCAAACAGTTAAAAGATGGCAGTCCAAAAAATATTGCACCGCGAATTGGGTATTACTTTGTCCAGTTAACCGATTTTTGTCTAAAGTTAATAGAGACTCATAACTATCATCCCGACATTAAGTTAAATAATTTTCTGGTTCACAATAACAGAGTACTGGTGAGCGATAGAAAAACATTCACCACGAATGACAATCCTTTAGCTAGTGAAATTCTCACCAGTCCTTTATTTGCTCCCGATGAATTTTTAAAATGTCTACTATTTAACAAAGAAGGCGACCCTGTAGGCTATAATCGCAATGCTCTGTGGAAACGCATGAACATGCCCCAATTCATGGCCTATCAACTGGGAATGGCTTTAAAACAATTCCTGATTTTAACTCAATTGGATGAATTACCAGATGATTTTAGAAATCCGGATCACAGCGCCGTATCACATTTCAAAACACCATCCAGACAAATCATCAATCTTTCCCTTCTGGTTCAGGAATTAACACGCCTCGATCCTGATAAGCGAATGACCATTAAACAATTCCAGACCTTGCTTAACTTCAAAAACTTACCGCCTGATGCCTTTTACCAGAAAGTGGAAGAAGTTTTCCCCTCCTCTCAATTAGGGATTGCAGAAGATATTGAGGCTCTTAATAAAGTATTGAACAGCGATTTAAAAGGCGAAGCGCTTCTGAAACAAGCTAATCCTGTTTTCACCAAACTATCAAAATATGATCCCAAAGAGACCCGATTAACCCGCCTAGCCGAAAAATTGGCAATTCGATGTTTTAACAACGTGTCAAAACCTTATTTTCAGAAACTGTCTGGTTTGATTGAATCAGCCTTAGAAAAAGATGTTAATGAAATCAGGCAGCTATTAAATCCTCAATCAAATAGCGAGAGGCTTTTACAGAAAGCCAGTCCCATTTTTATGAAACTTTTTGAAAGACAGCCTGAGGTACCCCAATTAACAGACTTGGCGAAACAATTAGCGGCTCAATGTTTTGATGAATCTTCAAAAAACTATTTTACTCGTCAACTGCCTTTATTGATTGAAGAGGAATTGTTAAACCAGGATTGGGAACAAGCCCCCTGGTATAGAAAAGCCCTGCATTGGTTAACCTTTGGATACTTCAGAGTCGATAACGTCACAGAAATATCGTCCTTGAAAATACCCGAGCATACAAAAGGTAAAGAATTTCAGATTTATTTTTGGCAACTCTTATTTTTACCCTCTGAAGAAATCAAAAATATGTTTACCTCCAAAGACAGCCAAATATCTGAATTTCTTCTGGGTTATATCGAAAAGGAAAGAGAAAAAAGAGAAACGGAAACTCCTTCAGTCCAAATTCCTGTTGATTTAAAAGGAGAAGAATTTCAGATACACTTCCCGCAGCTTGAATTTTTACCTTCCAAAGATTTTGAAAGCATTGGTGAAAAAGAGGGTGAGCATTTGGAGTGTTTTATCTTTGCCAATCTTCAAGAAATACTCTCGCATAATAACAGCGATTCATCAGAAAAAAATAGTACTAGCGAACCCTCTGATAGCGAAAGTGAAATCCATTTAAACGCGGGTAACGTTGATACAATTATAATTGCAAACGAACCAAATCCCACCGACGCGAAACCGCAGAAAAAAGACAATGATGGGGCAAAACAAAATAATCCGGCCAAGGCCAGTAGTCCTGAAGGAATAGTATCAACTCCAGAGGTTGAAGAGCATCCTAAAAAGAAGATAACCGATGATGCCCCCAAGCCAAAAACAAAACGTTCTGTACACTTCTTTGATGAGGCTAAAAAATCCAAACCCAAGGAGAAAGAAAATGCCTCTCCTGCTGTTGACGAAACGCCCCCCGCAAAGAGAAAAAATGTCTGCAGGATAGATAGCGTCAGGTCCACCCTTTTCAGAGGAGATGGCAGCCATAGGCAGAAAATCAAAGAACAAAGACCCAGGTTATCTGAAATAGCTTGGGAGCCGCCAAAACCTAATCTACAATAG
- a CDS encoding HipA domain-containing protein, protein MIGDKSVLDVYLGESQIANITLIDDQLYWSYHESWQQTGYAISPHLPMHEDIPPLNVQRFLRNLLPEGNPLEVLVNVFHLSKYNTFGLIQALGLDTPGSLVILPSNQAIPKHANFRLVTHEELEDRLNHCDSYNLIVWDGKPRLSVAGVQDKINVVLNKEGQLGFGEGSLCSTHILKFETQKLSYLVLNEFLSMWLAKCCELNVANVQMKRFGQNPALLVERFDRKLITTNIVKRRHLIDGCQAMNLPPEFKYEQNFGNNRDVAHIRDGVSLPKLFDFANQCINPAKTKQQILDWVLFNVLIFNCDAHGKNISFFVGVNGISLAPFYDLVNIKMYPEFEHALAMALGDEFDGDNINAYQLADFADTCRLPRSLVAKHLKYLIGKLTTALQEETQFNLVGNEEDYFKKYQEIVMKRCEHLLKQNDQITSIKL, encoded by the coding sequence ATGATTGGAGATAAGTCAGTCTTGGATGTTTATCTCGGTGAAAGTCAAATAGCCAACATCACACTTATCGATGATCAACTGTATTGGAGTTATCATGAAAGTTGGCAACAGACAGGGTATGCTATTTCCCCGCACCTTCCTATGCATGAAGATATTCCACCATTAAATGTGCAACGATTTCTAAGAAATTTATTACCCGAAGGAAATCCTTTAGAAGTACTAGTTAATGTTTTTCATTTAAGTAAATACAATACATTTGGACTTATTCAAGCTTTAGGGTTGGATACACCTGGGTCATTAGTTATATTGCCATCAAATCAAGCAATTCCTAAACATGCTAATTTTCGACTAGTAACTCATGAAGAATTAGAAGATCGTTTAAATCATTGTGATTCTTACAATTTAATCGTTTGGGACGGAAAACCACGTCTTTCAGTTGCCGGAGTACAAGATAAAATTAATGTGGTGTTAAATAAAGAAGGACAACTTGGTTTTGGAGAAGGTAGCTTGTGTTCTACCCATATTCTTAAATTTGAAACACAAAAACTATCTTATCTGGTTTTAAATGAATTCCTCAGTATGTGGCTCGCTAAATGCTGTGAATTGAATGTAGCCAATGTTCAGATGAAGCGTTTTGGTCAGAACCCTGCTTTATTAGTAGAGCGTTTTGATAGGAAATTGATTACCACTAATATAGTAAAAAGACGGCACTTAATAGATGGTTGTCAGGCAATGAATTTACCCCCTGAATTTAAATATGAGCAAAATTTTGGAAATAACAGGGATGTGGCTCATATTAGAGATGGAGTCAGTTTGCCCAAGCTATTTGATTTTGCCAATCAATGTATCAATCCTGCCAAAACCAAGCAACAAATACTCGACTGGGTTTTATTTAATGTTTTGATATTTAATTGTGACGCTCACGGTAAAAATATCAGTTTTTTTGTTGGAGTTAACGGTATATCACTGGCGCCATTTTATGATTTGGTTAATATAAAAATGTATCCTGAATTTGAGCATGCTCTGGCGATGGCATTAGGGGATGAATTTGATGGTGATAATATTAATGCTTATCAGTTGGCTGATTTTGCAGATACATGTAGGCTGCCAAGGTCGTTAGTAGCTAAACATTTAAAATATTTGATTGGCAAATTAACAACTGCTTTGCAAGAAGAAACCCAATTTAATTTAGTTGGTAACGAAGAAGACTATTTTAAGAAATATCAGGAAATTGTCATGAAGAGATGTGAACACTTGTTAAAGCAGAACGACCAAATTACTTCAATAAAGCTCTAG
- a CDS encoding oxidative damage protection protein, with product MSRTVFCCKLKQEAEGLEKQPFPGELGKKVFNEVSKQAWNMWLSHQTMLINEYRLNLIEARAREFLKEEMQKYFFGEGSEKPSGYKEIK from the coding sequence ATGAGCAGAACAGTATTTTGCTGCAAATTAAAGCAAGAAGCAGAAGGCTTGGAAAAACAACCCTTCCCTGGTGAATTGGGTAAGAAAGTTTTTAATGAAGTATCAAAGCAAGCATGGAATATGTGGCTTTCCCATCAAACCATGTTAATCAACGAATACCGCCTGAATTTGATTGAAGCCAGGGCTCGTGAGTTTTTGAAAGAAGAAATGCAAAAATATTTTTTTGGCGAAGGTTCAGAAAAACCCTCTGGCTATAAAGAAATAAAATAA
- a CDS encoding FkbM family methyltransferase yields MPDDISRKQFSIGDLYCTNELEVSGLIYEIFHQKSYLSDFLTLSPGAVVFDVGANIGIFSLFVLKQCHYDTEIYSFEPVPATFKCLKKNLARFKHNVHVYNAGIGNVPKDCSIDFTLFGESSVTATYKPTDKIISNYQPLLNYETLLKLSSFQNKPLYYQLKYLPFLRNYLIKKNYKHQTLETKVRCHLTALGRFIENNQITRIDLLKIDVEGAELDVINSIKPEQFSLIKQLSIEVHDIDNRVEKLVSYLQKQGYITYVDRNPIFAELGFNHHMIYAKLPEPAIITLSEEANNSENYIEARQYFYGLLAGGVRIKLLESMFDLDLFRLFTGKPYLLENDIIKRLELKPVRAKKWLHLLCCEDFLKKIMVGSQVGYQLAKSQLMLGEGYWGFKQYYDFYWQRMANEKLSNILRFTDPKFNVSWPPKTAEEANFLETWMTKTATPLIQTLLACLDLNQYRSILDVGGGDGTIACALAQAYPHLKITVYNLPESAKIAQKNIDAMGLQKRISVFSGDFINDEQFPAGFDLILFVRVLWDWDNSRKRKLLNMAYHALKRKGHVAICEGFKELCYDLCLTWEYSYIFADGFDAEVFKTSDEYKIMLQQIGFTPIPIKSISPSEPVPGTVVLAEK; encoded by the coding sequence ATGCCTGATGATATTTCACGAAAACAATTTAGTATTGGAGATTTGTATTGTACTAATGAATTGGAAGTCAGTGGTTTAATTTATGAGATTTTCCATCAGAAGAGTTATTTGTCTGATTTTCTTACTTTAAGTCCAGGGGCGGTTGTTTTTGATGTTGGGGCGAATATTGGTATTTTTTCCTTATTTGTTTTAAAGCAATGTCATTATGATACTGAAATTTATAGTTTTGAGCCTGTCCCTGCTACTTTTAAGTGTTTAAAAAAGAATTTGGCGCGGTTTAAGCATAATGTGCATGTTTACAATGCTGGGATAGGAAATGTTCCAAAAGATTGTAGTATCGATTTTACCCTCTTTGGGGAAAGCTCCGTTACCGCCACTTACAAACCAACTGATAAAATCATCTCCAATTATCAACCATTGTTAAATTATGAAACATTGTTAAAGCTCTCTTCCTTCCAAAATAAGCCACTTTATTATCAATTAAAATATTTGCCTTTTTTGCGTAATTATCTCATTAAAAAAAACTATAAACATCAGACTTTAGAAACCAAAGTGAGATGCCACCTGACTGCATTAGGGCGTTTTATTGAAAATAATCAGATCACTCGTATCGATTTACTAAAAATTGATGTGGAAGGTGCCGAGCTTGATGTAATAAACAGCATAAAGCCAGAGCAGTTTTCGCTTATTAAACAACTAAGTATTGAAGTTCATGATATTGATAATCGGGTTGAAAAGCTCGTCTCCTATCTACAAAAGCAAGGTTATATTACTTATGTTGATAGAAACCCAATTTTTGCAGAGCTGGGTTTTAATCATCATATGATCTATGCCAAATTGCCTGAACCGGCAATTATCACACTAAGTGAAGAAGCAAATAATTCTGAGAATTATATTGAAGCACGCCAGTATTTTTATGGACTCCTTGCTGGTGGGGTGAGAATTAAACTACTGGAATCTATGTTTGATCTTGATTTGTTTCGTTTGTTCACGGGCAAACCTTATTTATTGGAAAATGACATTATCAAGAGACTTGAACTGAAACCTGTTCGAGCAAAGAAATGGCTACATTTGCTTTGTTGTGAAGATTTTTTAAAAAAAATCATGGTCGGTTCGCAAGTCGGGTATCAATTGGCAAAAAGTCAATTGATGTTAGGGGAGGGGTATTGGGGATTTAAACAATATTATGATTTTTATTGGCAGAGGATGGCTAACGAAAAATTAAGTAATATATTGCGTTTTACTGATCCAAAGTTCAATGTTTCCTGGCCACCGAAAACTGCTGAGGAAGCTAATTTTCTTGAAACATGGATGACAAAAACAGCAACACCACTTATACAAACTTTATTGGCTTGTCTTGATTTAAATCAATATCGATCCATATTGGATGTTGGGGGCGGGGATGGCACTATTGCCTGTGCACTGGCTCAGGCCTACCCCCATTTAAAAATTACCGTTTACAATTTACCTGAATCAGCAAAAATAGCTCAAAAAAATATAGATGCAATGGGATTACAGAAGCGAATTAGTGTATTTTCGGGTGATTTTATTAACGATGAACAATTTCCTGCAGGATTTGATTTGATTTTATTCGTGCGTGTTTTGTGGGATTGGGATAATTCCAGAAAAAGGAAATTATTAAATATGGCTTACCATGCTTTAAAAAGGAAAGGTCATGTTGCTATCTGTGAAGGCTTTAAAGAACTTTGCTATGATCTTTGTCTGACATGGGAATACAGCTATATTTTTGCAGATGGATTTGATGCGGAAGTTTTTAAAACGTCAGATGAGTACAAAATCATGCTGCAGCAAATAGGTTTTACTCCTATTCCAATCAAATCCATTTCTCCTTCCGAGCCAGTGCCTGGGACGGTTGTATTGGCAGAAAAATAG
- the lem15 gene encoding Dot/Icm T4SS effector Lem15, with amino-acid sequence MIYKITLTDISLAQAFISIPQDVIALDLSNNLLGSKSCVDLLVNIADCIPAGVTSLDLSSNGLRLTQVSLVTPKHVTSLNLCFNPLHEISIDGLEWLKDSLAHIQIIYLSYDMVNNMSREQRQAFRAVIPNIQTIILVDKNGKEIGPSHTAKIANLISELGGGNPEVPSLLNQCTFFVKTQGINIDKAYIPEELKKRIHDCNPL; translated from the coding sequence ATGATTTATAAGATAACATTAACTGACATTAGCTTGGCACAAGCTTTTATATCTATCCCTCAAGATGTAATCGCCCTTGATTTGAGTAATAATCTACTGGGCTCAAAAAGTTGCGTAGATTTATTAGTAAATATAGCGGACTGTATACCTGCGGGTGTGACTTCGCTTGATTTGAGTAGCAATGGGCTCAGATTAACGCAAGTCTCTTTAGTTACACCCAAACACGTGACTTCACTTAATTTGTGTTTTAATCCCTTACATGAAATATCTATTGATGGTTTAGAGTGGCTTAAGGATTCGTTAGCACATATTCAAATTATTTATTTAAGCTATGATATGGTCAATAACATGTCAAGAGAGCAACGGCAGGCATTTCGAGCGGTAATTCCCAACATACAAACAATTATTTTGGTCGATAAAAATGGCAAAGAAATTGGTCCTTCGCATACAGCAAAAATCGCTAATCTCATTAGTGAGCTTGGAGGTGGAAACCCAGAGGTTCCCTCTTTGTTAAACCAATGTACCTTTTTTGTTAAAACTCAAGGAATAAATATAGATAAGGCCTATATTCCCGAAGAATTAAAAAAACGTATTCATGATTGCAATCCTCTCTGA
- a CDS encoding pseudouridine-5'-phosphate glycosidase has product MFHDLLEFNEEVLDAINDKNPIVALESTIISHGMPYPDNLTTAIEVENIIRRQGAIPATIAMHQGKIRVGLTQEVMEHLALQKEVIKASRRDISFVLSRKVTASTTVAATMFCAHMAKLPLFVTGGIGGVHQDVTMSFDISADLIELSNTPVTVVCSGAKSILDLPKTLEVLETFGVPVIGYATDEFPAFYSRSSGIPVPQRLNSAEEVANLMSIQQKLNMKNGIVVANPIPVSAELSDEEISPYIKQAHDEAKHMSGKSLTPFLLKRIAELTAGKSLEANIELIKNNAFLGAEIAIAYQKKLFSKKT; this is encoded by the coding sequence ATGTTTCATGACTTGTTGGAATTTAACGAAGAAGTACTGGATGCTATCAATGATAAAAACCCAATTGTTGCTCTTGAGTCGACCATTATCTCTCATGGAATGCCCTACCCTGATAATTTAACTACGGCAATAGAGGTTGAAAATATTATTCGTAGACAAGGCGCCATTCCAGCTACTATAGCGATGCACCAAGGGAAAATCCGTGTTGGTTTAACTCAAGAAGTTATGGAACATCTCGCGCTTCAAAAAGAAGTAATAAAAGCCTCTCGCAGAGACATTTCTTTTGTATTATCTCGTAAAGTGACTGCCAGCACGACGGTAGCAGCAACCATGTTTTGTGCCCATATGGCTAAGCTCCCCCTATTTGTCACCGGAGGTATAGGTGGTGTTCATCAAGACGTGACGATGAGTTTTGATATTTCAGCTGATCTTATAGAGCTATCCAATACGCCAGTTACCGTAGTCTGTTCTGGCGCAAAATCGATTCTCGACTTACCAAAAACATTGGAAGTTCTTGAAACGTTTGGGGTGCCGGTCATAGGTTATGCCACAGACGAATTCCCTGCTTTTTATAGCAGATCGAGTGGAATACCAGTTCCACAACGCTTAAACTCGGCCGAGGAAGTAGCAAATCTCATGTCAATTCAACAGAAATTGAATATGAAAAATGGAATAGTCGTCGCAAACCCCATTCCAGTATCAGCCGAACTATCCGATGAGGAAATCAGTCCATACATAAAACAGGCTCATGATGAAGCCAAACACATGAGCGGAAAATCATTAACCCCCTTCCTGTTAAAACGTATTGCTGAATTAACTGCGGGCAAGAGCCTGGAAGCTAATATTGAGCTTATCAAAAACAACGCTTTTCTAGGAGCAGAAATTGCCATAGCCTACCAAAAAAAATTATTTTCAAAAAAAACTTAA
- a CDS encoding helix-turn-helix domain-containing protein, with translation MAKQIKKLKTPDLQQPLTAELLGEVIKARRTQSNLRLEDAAALCGVAKETFMKIEHGQSNCQLASVLQICSGLGINLYIKPWMDNGEDENDWR, from the coding sequence ATGGCTAAGCAAATAAAAAAATTAAAGACGCCTGACCTTCAACAACCATTAACTGCGGAATTGTTAGGGGAAGTCATTAAAGCACGTCGAACTCAAAGCAATTTGCGGTTAGAAGATGCGGCTGCTTTATGTGGTGTTGCCAAAGAAACCTTTATGAAAATCGAGCATGGGCAATCGAACTGTCAATTGGCAAGTGTATTACAAATTTGTTCTGGTTTAGGAATAAATCTTTACATAAAACCTTGGATGGATAATGGTGAGGATGAAAATGATTGGAGATAA
- a CDS encoding PilZ domain-containing protein: protein MPVHERRQHFRIDDHIYFDYRILAPGEFCSDIEITNQLLGENGQKYMEAAQYFQGIDYELAELTQVMAVKEPALAHYLNLLNAKIDYLSRQMLMSSKVQLRKVNISLGGMAFKTMEQIREKTNLKIILYTKPKMIPIIVDAVVVYSQYQSETHYRTAVAFCNLTSEQEQLLSQHILQAQIKSRAD, encoded by the coding sequence ATGCCAGTACATGAAAGGCGCCAACATTTTCGTATTGATGATCATATCTATTTTGATTATCGAATTCTTGCACCGGGTGAATTTTGTTCCGATATAGAAATCACTAATCAGTTACTAGGTGAAAATGGGCAAAAGTATATGGAAGCAGCACAATATTTTCAGGGAATTGATTATGAGCTTGCCGAGCTAACTCAGGTAATGGCAGTGAAAGAACCTGCTTTGGCGCATTACCTTAATCTTTTGAATGCCAAAATTGATTATTTATCTCGACAAATGTTAATGTCAAGTAAAGTTCAACTACGTAAAGTCAACATCAGCCTGGGCGGCATGGCATTTAAAACAATGGAGCAGATTAGAGAAAAAACCAATCTAAAAATCATTCTGTACACAAAACCCAAAATGATACCCATTATTGTTGATGCTGTAGTGGTTTATAGTCAATATCAAAGTGAGACGCATTACCGAACAGCGGTGGCTTTCTGTAATTTGACCAGTGAGCAAGAGCAGTTGCTTTCACAACATATTTTACAAGCCCAGATAAAAAGCCGTGCTGACTAA